A region from the Curtobacterium sp. MCBA15_012 genome encodes:
- the tyrS gene encoding tyrosine--tRNA ligase, with the protein MSSATDHDVLTRQQNDPTFASVWDELRWRGLVHVSTDETALQEALDGEPVTYYCGFDPTAPSLHCGNLLQLLTMRRLQLAGHKPLALVGGSTGLIGDPRPTAERTLNTRETVTEWVTRLQGQVSRFLSPEGDNAVRLVNNLDWTSPLSAIDFLREVGKYFRVNSMLKKDAVAARLQSDAGISYTEFSYQILQGLDFRELYRQYGCTLQTGGSDQWGNLTSGTELIRRSEGASVHAFGTPLITNSDGTKFGKSEGNAIWLDPEMTSPYAFYQFWLNTSDADVVARLREFTFLTRDEIARLERAVADEPFRREAQRTLALDVTTTVHGAAAARAAIDASAALFGNGDLGALDDRTLRSAIAELPGSVVLGGDVDVARALVETGLVKSLGEARRAIDQGGVSVNNVRATDATATIGALALPAGVVVLRRGKKTLAGVTIG; encoded by the coding sequence TCCAGCGCTACCGATCACGATGTCCTGACACGCCAGCAGAACGACCCCACCTTCGCCTCGGTGTGGGACGAACTGCGCTGGCGCGGTCTGGTGCACGTCTCCACCGACGAGACGGCACTCCAGGAGGCCCTCGACGGCGAGCCGGTCACGTACTACTGCGGCTTCGACCCCACGGCTCCGTCCCTGCACTGCGGCAACCTGCTGCAGCTGCTCACCATGCGGCGACTCCAGCTGGCTGGCCACAAGCCGCTCGCCCTCGTCGGGGGCTCGACCGGTCTCATCGGCGATCCGCGACCCACGGCCGAGCGCACCCTGAACACGCGCGAGACGGTGACCGAGTGGGTCACCCGCCTCCAGGGGCAGGTGTCCCGGTTCCTCAGCCCCGAGGGCGACAACGCGGTCCGTCTGGTGAACAACCTCGACTGGACCTCGCCGCTCTCGGCGATCGACTTCCTGCGGGAGGTCGGCAAGTACTTCCGCGTCAACAGCATGCTCAAGAAGGACGCCGTCGCCGCGCGGCTGCAGTCCGACGCCGGGATCAGCTACACCGAGTTCAGCTACCAGATCCTGCAGGGGCTGGACTTCCGCGAGCTCTACCGGCAGTACGGCTGCACCCTGCAGACCGGCGGGTCCGACCAGTGGGGCAACCTGACGAGCGGGACCGAGCTGATCCGGCGGTCCGAGGGGGCGTCGGTACACGCCTTCGGGACCCCGCTCATCACCAACTCCGACGGCACGAAGTTCGGCAAGAGCGAGGGCAACGCGATCTGGCTCGACCCGGAGATGACCTCGCCGTACGCCTTCTACCAGTTCTGGCTCAACACGTCGGACGCCGACGTCGTCGCGCGACTGCGGGAGTTCACCTTCCTGACCCGGGACGAGATCGCGCGCCTGGAGCGGGCCGTCGCGGACGAACCGTTCCGTCGCGAAGCGCAGCGGACGCTCGCGCTCGACGTGACGACGACCGTCCACGGCGCCGCTGCGGCACGGGCGGCGATCGATGCGTCGGCCGCGCTCTTCGGCAACGGCGACCTCGGCGCACTCGACGACCGCACCCTGCGGTCGGCCATCGCCGAGCTCCCGGGCTCGGTCGTGCTGGGCGGAGACGTCGACGTCGCGCGCGCCCTGGTCGAGACCGGGCTCGTGAAGTCGCTGGGGGAGGCCCGGCGGGCGATCGACCAGGGCGGGGTCTCGGTGAACAACGTCCGTGCGACCGATGCGACCGCGACCATCGGTGCGCTCGCGCTGCCGGCCGGTGTCGTGGTGCTCCGCCGTGGCAAGAAGACCCTCGCCGGTGTGACGATCGGCTGA